Sequence from the Ereboglobus luteus genome:
CTGGTTCGGGCTGTCGGGGAAATGTTGCGTTTCAAAACAAAACGCGGTGCGCGCATCATACGTTTTGCCACCCTTGCCCTTGAGCGAGGCGTTCAGAAAATTGCCGCCGTAGAATTGCATGCCGGGCTCGGTCGTGCGCACTTCGAGCACGCGGCCGCTTTTGGGCTCGGTGATTTTGGCCGCGAATTGGAGGCCGTCGCCTGATTTTTTCAGCACCCAGTTGTGGTCGTAACCGGCGCCGTTTTTGAGCTGCTCAAAGTCGGCGTCGACACGCGCGCCGATGACGGTCGGCTGGCGAAAATCCATCGGCGTGCCGGCGACCGAAGCAATCTCCCCCGTGGGAATCAACGCACTGCTCACGGGAGTGTAGTTGTCGGCGTTGATTGTGAGGATGTGGTCGTTGACGCTGCCGTTGCCCGCGCCGTGCAAGTTGAAGAACGAGTGATGCGTGAGGTTGATGACCGTGGGTTTGTCGGTGGTGGCGCGATAGCTGATTTTGAGTTCGTCGTCGTCCGTGAGCGCGTAGGTCATCGTCACGTCGAGATTGCCGGGGAAGCCCTGGTCGCCGTCTTTCGAGAGCAGGCGAAATTCAACCGTGGCCGGATTGACCTGCCGCGCATCCCATACGATGGACTGAAACCCGCCCGGCCCGCCATGGAGGGCGTTGGGGGCGTTGTTGATCGGGATGGTGTATTCGACGCCGTCGAGTGTGAATTTACCGTTGGCAATGCGGTTGCCGAAACGGCCGATGGCCGCGCCGAAATACGGCTCCTTCGAGTCGATGTAATCCTGCACGCTTTCGTAGCCGAGGACGATGTCCTCCATGTTGCCGCCGCGATCGGGCACGAGCCACGACACAATGCGCGCACCGTAATTCATGGCGCATATTTCGACGCCCTTATTGTTGCGCATGACAAACAGGTCCGCCTGTTTGCCGCCGATTTGTTTTTGAAAGTTGGAGCGTTGCAATGCCGGCATGGGAATGAGGGATTAAAGGAAGTGAATGGGCGGCTGGCAGTTGCGCCGGCCGTAAAGAATTATCAGCGGCATGATCGCGTTTTTCATGGTGTCACGGCAATAGCGTTTATGCGTTCACGCGGTTCTGCCGTTTCGGGAAAAACTGTGCGCCCGCTCCGACCGCTGGCTTTCCGATCCGCTCAGTTTTTCAACCCCTCGGCCTTTTTCACTTTGCGGCGGGCGAGTTCGCGCATGTCGACGGCGACGTCGTCTTTTTCGAAAATCTCGTGGCCGAGGATGTGCTCCATGATGTCCTCCATCGTCACGACGCCGGCGGTGGAGCCGAACTCATCAACGACGACGAGAAGTTGCTGGTGGACTTTGAGGATGGTTTGGAGGGCGCTGGAGGCGGTGACGGTTTCGGGGACAAAGTGCGCCTCCTGCATGAGGCGTCCGACGAGTTCGCTGTCCTGGTCGGCGGCCTTGGCCTTGAGGAGGTCGCGGCGGCGGATGATGCCGACGATGTCGTCGATGTTTTTGTCGTAGACGGGCATGCGGCCGAAAGGGATGTTGGAGCGGGTCTTGAAGACTTCGCCAACGGTGGCGTCGCGGGGAAGCATGGCGACGACGGTGCGCGGAGTCATGATTTCGCCGACGCGCACTTCGTCGAGCGAAAGGGTGTTGGCGATGATGTCGGACTCGTGATGGGTGATCGCGCCCTGTTGCGCGCCACGCTCGGCGAGGAGGATGATCTCGTCGTCCGACGTTCTGCTGGGCGCGGGTTTTTTGATAAAGAGCCGGAGGACAAGGTTGCAGAAATAGGTGACGGGGCGCAGCACGCGGCAGAGCGTGAGCAGCGGATAAACCATGACCGGCTGGAGTTTTACGCGATGAATAACGCCGATGTTTTTGGGAATGACCTCGGAAAAGATGAGGATGCAGATGGTGAGGAGGACGGAGACGACGCCGACGACGGTGCTGTTGAAGAGGTGCGCGGCGAGACCGCCCACGATGACGGAACCGAGGGTGTTGGCGATGGTGTTGAGGGAGAGGATTGCGGAGATGGTTTCGTCGGAGTTTTTGAGTTTCTCAAGGGTTTCGCCGTGGCGGGGGCTTTTGGCTTTGAGCGCCTCGATTTCGATGACGTTGGTGCTGAGAATCATCGCTTCAAGCATGGAGCAAAAAAAGGAGATGCCTATGGTGAGAACGATGGCGGTTATAAACCAGATCATGCGGGCAACTGAAACAACCTTGGTGTGCCGCGCCAAGATCGTTTCGGCGCGCCGCGGGTTTATGTTGGGGGACCGTGCGTGAAAATTTGAAAAATCGCGGCGAACGGCCGGCTTGTTTGACTTGTTTGATAGAGTGGCATTTCCTTCCTTTTGAAGCAATGAATCCCGCAATTAACGATGTTTCCAATGTGATCGAGGCAGCCCCTCTTTTCGCCAACGCGCCAGCGGCGTTGGGCGGAACGGGAAGCGAAGAGCCCGGCGAGTTTTTGCCCGCCGCGCTGGAGACCGAAATCCGCAGGATTTACGAACGCAGCCCGCTTTACGGGAGGCGGTTCGCGCTGGGCGGGGACCCGTTGTCGTGGGAGTGGTATCGGGACGTGCCGGCGCTTTCCAAGCAGGAGATCGTGCGGCACGGGCACGAGGCGTTTTTCGAGGACTACCGTGTGATTGAGCGGGGGTTGCAGGAGAAAAAATTTGAATACGAATCGACCTCCGGCACGACCGCCGGGCCGATGACCGTCATCATGGAGGACGGTTGGTGGAACGAGCAGACGCGGCGCGCGTATCGGGCGCATCCGCTGCTCGCGCCGTTCGCCGACACGCCGCATCGCAAGTGCGTGCTGGCGCCGGTTGGATGCTCGTCGAATCTGTGCCCGTATGAGGATCATCCGTTTCCGAACCGGTATTTCGACGGCACGGTTTACCTGAATCTTTCGAGCGATCCGTTTGTGTTTCCCGAGGCGGAATGGGACCGGATCGTCACGGAGTTGCAGGCGGTGAAACCCGACATCATCGAGGGAGAGCCGATTTATTTGTCGCTGCTGGCGCGCGCGGTGAAAAAACGCCAGGTGTCGGTGCCGAGCGTGAAAGTGGTCATCCTCACCTACGGCAAGGCGAGCCTGCAGCACAGTCGCCGCGTCGCGGAGGCGTTTCCCGCGCCGCAGGTCGATCTCTACGGCTCGACTGAGGCGGGTTATATTTTTGTCGGCACGGCGTTCAAGGACGACTCGCGCGTGATCGATGAAAACGCATTCGTGGAGCTGGCGCCGTATCGCGGCACGCCGGATGTTTTCCAGATTTACGTGACGACGCGCGGGCGCGAGGCGATGCCGCTGTTGCGCTACCACACGGGCGACATCGTGCGGCGTTGCGCGCAAGGCTACCGGCTGCTGGGGCGCGAGGGCGGGCTGTATTTCCGCGAAAGCGACGGCGCGATCATTTCGCCGACGGAAATCGACGCGGCCATACCGGCGGATTTCGAGTGCTGGCACTACAGCCTCGTGCAAACGGGCGACGCGCGCTGGGATTTCCACTACGTGGCGGACGGCCACGCGCCGAAAGACCTCGACACGGCGCTCGCGGCGGCGCTGGGCGGCGGTGCTCGAGTGAATTTGTTCCGCCGCCGCACGATAACACCCGCCGCAAGCGGGAAATTCGCCCTGCTGAAACCCCTGGCGAGGTAGGAAAATTTCCAAAACGCAAGATTGACCGCAGTGGGCGGGTGGTCGTTATTCTCGCGCGTCCCGGCTTTTATTTGCAACGACACGACAACACACACATGGATGCGCGCAACACACCTGAAATCATAATCCATGGCATCGCCGCGTCACCAGGCATCGCCCACGGGCAGATACTCCTCCACATCCAAAGCGACTTGGAGCTGCCGGAATACCAGATAAGCCCCGAACAGCGCGCGGAGGAGATGGAGCGTTTCGACAGGGCGCTGGTCGCCACGCGCCAGCAGATCCAGCAAATCAGGAACGAGGTTGAAAAAAACCTGGGGACGGACGAGGCGCGCATATTCGACGCGCACCTGCTCGTGCTCGAGGACGTGGCCCTGATCGGCGAAACCGAGCGCGAGTTCGAGACGAGCTCAAAAAACATCGAGTGGTGCTTCAACAATGTCGTGCAGCGCTACATCAAGGCATTTTCGGAAATCGACGACGAATACCTGGGCGAGCGCGCGGGCGACATACGCGACGTGGCGCAGCGCGTCCTGCAAAACCTGCTCGGCCGCGCGCAACAGACACTGAACAATTTTCCCGGCAACCGCGTCGTGGTTGCCAACGACGTTTCTCCGTCGGACGCCGTCGGCATGGATCGCGACAAAGTCCTCGCCATCGTCACCGACTCGGGCAGCCGCACGAGCCACGCGGTGATCGTGGCCCGCACGATGCGCGTGCCGGCGGTCGTGGCCACGCGCGACCTGACCAAGCGCATCGTCGAGGGCGACTCCGTGCTGGTCGACGGTTATGAGGGCACGGTCATCATCAACCCTTCCGACAAGACGCTGTATCGCTACGGAAAAATCCAGGTCACGCGGAAAAGCGTGGAGCAGCGCATGCTCGACGCGGTCAGCCTTCCGTCGGTCACACAGGACGGCGTGGAAGTGATTTTGCGCGCAAACATCGAGGGCATTAACAGCGCCGAGCTGGACATGGCCCGCCGCTATTCCGCGCAGGGCGTCGGACTTTATCGCACGGAGTTTCTGTATATGCAGGAATCGCGAATGCCCAGCGAGGAGGAGCAATACCGCGCATACAAGGCCGTGGTCGAAAACATGGCCGGCGAGATTGTGACCATCCGCACGCTCGACCTCGGCGGCGACAAGCTGATGAACGGGAAATCGGGGCTGTTTCCGATGGAGGCGAACCCATTCCTCGGGATGCGCGCCATCCGATTCTGCCTCGAGCACAAGGAGATTTTCAAAAATCAGCTGCGCGCGATCCTGCGGGCGAGCGCGCACGGCAGGGTGCTGCTCATGTATCCCATGATCAGCGGCACCGGGGAACTCGACGACGCGAACAAGTTGCTCGACGAATGCCGCGCGGAGCTGCGGGAAAAGGGAGTCGCCTTCGATGAAAAAATGCCCGTCGGCACGATGATCGAGGTTCCGAGCGCGGCGACCACGGCGGACATACTCGCGCCCAAGGCGGACTTTTTCAGCATCGGCACGAACGACCTGATTCAATACCTGCTCGCGATCGACCGCAGCAACGAGCGCATCGCGCACCTATACAAACCCGCGCATCCATCGGTGCTGCGGATGCTGAGCTACGTTGTCGAACAGGCGCACAAGGCGAAAATCAAGGTGAGCGTGTGCGGCGAAATGGCGGGCGACCCCCTTTATGTGCCGCTCCTGCTCGGCATCGGCGTGGACGAATTGAGCATGGCCTCGTCGCTGATCCCGGCGGTGAAATACCTCGTGCGCGCGATGAAAATGTCGGACGCGAAAAAACTCGTCCACGAGGCGTCGAAAATGGACAACGCCGCCAAGATCACCGCGCTCTGCAACGCCTTCTACAACGCGCGCATGGCGGAGGCGTGACGGGGCGGGGCGGCCCGCAAGCACGGAGGATTCCGCCGCCCGGGCGGCATCCGGAGCCCCGGACAGCACCGCTCCCCGCGCCCCCCCGCCCGATTTGGCGCGGCAACTACGCGGTTGTATTATTCGAATGTTTTCAAACAATACCGGTTTCTCACGCTATTTGTTTCGCACTGCAAAGAAAACCTTCGAGCACTATTTGTCATGCCAGAGAACATCACCGATTCCAACCAACTGCACCACGCGATCAATCTGCGGCTCTCGCTGCTCGGCTGCCCGCCCGTTGACGAGGCCGACATTGCCATGACCGATCTCGCCGCGCCGATCGTCGCGCGCTTTCGCGAAACCACGCGCCAAATTTCCGATCCGCTTTCCCCGGTCGACCATCGCATCCAGGCCTGGCTCGACTCGTATCTTTCCGATGTCGGCGGCGTTCCCAAGCTGCCCAACCGCACGTTCATCCTCGACCAGCCCGGCCTCGCGCGCGCGCTTTCGCTGCCGGCCGATGGCGACGAATTCAGCTCCCCGCTCGTCAAAAGCTATCGCGTTCGTCAGGGCGTGCTTCACAACCCGGCCAACGACCGCCGCACCACAAAGGGCGTGTTCCACGTCGCCGAGGGCGGACTGCCGATCCCCGACGACAAGTTTGCCGTGCCGAAAAGCGTCTTTGGCAAAATGCTCGCGCTCGCCTTCGAGCCGCCGCGCGAACTCATGCGCCTGCCGTTCACCGCAAACCGCGTGCGCGAGGCGGGGTGTTTTGTCTCGTTGCACCTGCGCCCGCTCGTGTGCCCCGCCGTGCACGGGTTCATAGACGAGAAACGCATGGAAATGCGCTTCTTCGCGCCCGGCTCGCTCGTCAGCAACCTCGATTTTGTCGAGGGCATTTTCGGCAACGCCGGCGATCCCTACCTTCCCGAAAACGACGCCGGGCTCGATATCGACCACTGGATCGGGCACACCGGCTGCGTCATCCTCGCGCCGCACCTCACGCAAATCCCGAAACACGCCGCCGGTCTGCCGCACTACGACCTCGCCACCGAGCGCCAGCGCCGCGACGGCATGTGCTGGAAGGACGAAAAGGAACTCTACAACAACGGCTCCGCGTTCAAGCTCACCGCTCGCAATCACAAGGGCGTGATGGTCACCATCATCGCCGACAACTACTACGGTTACTGCAAGAAGGAGGTCAAAACGCAGATCAGTTTTTCCTCCAACCTCTACGGCCTCACCGAGGAGGAGCACGCAGGCGGCGCGCTCGTGTTTCCGAGCTACGACCTCGGCGACAGATTCTCATCCTACACCGACGAGCACGCGCAAAACGTGGCCGATGTCATCGCAAAATTCCCGGGCCGCTTCACGCTCCAGCCCGAGGGCCACGCGTTCGATCTCGAGCATCCGGAAATCATCATCATCCCCGAGGTCACCACTTTCGACCTGCGCGCGGGCACGATCACCTGGATTGCCGCCGACGGCGAGCTTCACACCATCAAGCTCCTCGCCGGAAAAATCTACATGCGCCCCAGCGGCTACCGCGTCCACATGGAGCAAATCACCGGCACCGGCGAGCGCTCGACATGGCGGCTCGTGGGCACCCTCGCCGAGGGCGTGCTCTGCCACAAGCCCAGCACGGTTTCAGGCGGCGGAAAATCGGAAATCTCCAAGTCCATCTCCTACGCAATCCTGCCCGGAAATGTTTTTGTGGCCGATTTCGACCGCGACTTCGACCAGGTTTCCACACTGCTCAAGCACGACTACTCGCAACGTTTTCGCGACCCCGCGCGCCGCGGCAAGGACACACGCCCCATCCTCAGCTCGCATCGCTCGCTCGGCTCCGTCATCAAGCTCCTCACTCCCTCGCGCCGCGACTACACCGACGAATACAACAACTGGCTCCGCACGATTCCGCAGCACATCAAGCAGCTCATCTTCGTCCTCAAGCGCTACTACAAACCCGAGTGGAGCGACAAGTGGCTCAGCCATTTCTCGGTGGACACAATCAACGGCATGCCCGGCTACGAGCTCAAACTCGACGGCCATAAAATCGTGACCAACAACATGCGCGTCGGATTCGAGGAGGACGGCTCGTGGCGCGTGTTCGGCCTGCGCAACGACTTCCACCCCGTCGCAAAAGTGCAGGTTGAGGACGACATCACCGCGTCCGTCGTCGCGCCCGCATCCGCGATCAAGGACCTGCCCGAGCAGTGCGCCGGCGCCACTTCGGTGAAGTTTGTCAAAAACTGCGAGGCCCTCCTCTTCCAGCGCCCCGACGACGCCATCCATCGCGGCTACGACCGCCAGGCCGAGGCCGACATCGCCTCGCCCGGCACCTTCCTCTCCAACTACGAGCCGCTCATGCAATCAGACGCGCGCAAGCTCCTGGAGGACGCCATCGGATTCCGCGCCTACACCAAACCCATGCGCGACATCATCCGCGGCGCGATCGCTTCAAACACGCCCGCGTATTTCGTGTCGTCCGCGCACCCGCGCGTCATCGACGGCAAGCCCTCGAAAAACCCGCGCTACCTGCAAGTGCGCCCCGACATCCTGCATCCGCTCGACACCGCGCTCGCCGACCTCGCCGCGCGCCTGCACCGCCGCCTCACCTCCCACGCACCGCTGCCGACACCCGTTGACATCCTCGTGCCCGGCCGCCGCAACAATCCCCCCGACGGCAAAATCCGCCCGCTCGCGGTTTACAATCCCATTCACCACATGGAACTGCCCGAGCTCTTCATGGAGTTCATCAGCTCCATGACCGGCAAGTCGCCTTCGACCACCGGCGCCGGCTCCGAGGGCGCGCTCACCAAGGGCCCGTTCAACACGCTGCGCCCGATCGTCGACCTGAACGCGTCGCTCATCTCGCTCATCCTCACCGGGCACGATGTGTTCCTTTCCGCCGCCGGCTACGTCGGCCCGAAGGCGCGCGTCGACCACGACATATCGATGCTTGTGCCCGAGGTGTTTTCGCGCATGTCGCTCGCCGAGCGCAGCGCCAAGGCGCTCATTGCCGACGGCTGCTTGGAAAAAGTGCCCGACATGGAGCACAACGGCAAACCCGTGCTCTCAAGCCGGCTCGGCTACCGCATCACCACGCGTTTCGTGCGCATTTATTTCGGGCGCGTGTTCAACCATCCGCACTCCGTCTTCACCGACGAAATGCTCCATCCCGAGCAGCAGGACATGGACATCTTTGCCGACGGCATGGACAACATCTGCGTCACCCACAAGCGCGTTGCCGACAGCTATTTCGCCGACGGCGGAATCGACCTTGCCGTCCCGCCGCTCAAGGCGCTCCTGCACATCATGGCGCACGGCCACTACGAGGGCAAGGGGCTCGACGCGCCGGAAGTCCGCGAACTCTTCACAAAAGAGCACATGCTCGAAAGCGACTGGTATGCCGAGCGCCTCACCGCGAAACAGCGCTACGAAGTCGCGCTCTGGCGCCGCCATGTCGCCTACCTCGAGTCGTATCTCGAACGCCCCAACACAAAGGATGTGATCGACGACCTCGACATCAAGGGCCGCCTTGCCCACGCGCTGAAACGCCTGGATCACGTCTATTCCCCCGCGTATCTGGAAAGCATCAAATACACAATCGGCGTGCAACCGATCGCGGAAGCGTAAGGACGCCGCTCAAGATTTCGCAGTTATAAAAAACTCTATTCCGGAAACCAGTTCCGCGCGGCAGCCTGTTTGCCAAGGACGGTGTTTGGACAGCGAATCACCAGCGCCCGATAAAACCGGTTGGCCTCCCCCGGATCGCGTTTTTTGATCCAGCCGCCGGCGGTGTTGAGCATGCGCGCGGTCTCGTCGGAGTCATTCGGCATGAGCGACGCCGCCCACCACCCGAGATCCGCCGCGCGATATCGATAGTGAAAACGCTTCCGCGGAACCGCGTGCGCCTCGACACGCTGGAGCTCATCCGCGGTCGGCGCGCCAAGGCCGCCCTCGCGTCGCAACTTATCACGTCGCGCCCCGGCTATCGGACTCCACTCGAAATTGCCGCCCCAAATGGAATAGTCCGGCGCCAGTTCCGTGCCGAGCAACGCCATGCCATTTTCGTGCAGGCTCGCAGCCGCGTTCCAAAATGCCTTCGCGCGCTCGCCGGGCGCGCGCTCGCCGTTAAACCCGGCGCGCACATCATCCACATAAGCGGCATAGATTTGCCGCAACTTTTCGGGGAAATACGCCCTCGCATCCTCCGGCTTGTTCGCCCGCGCCAGTCGCCGCGCGAGCAGGTGGCGGAGTTCGTTGCGCAGAGCTTTCTCATCCTGTTCCTCGCGCTCTTCGGCGACCGAGAAAAATTGCCGCTCATCTGTTCCGGTTTGTTGCGGACAATGTTTATCCACGAACGCCACCAACTCGTCGAGCACGAGCACGCGCTCGGCGATATAGGCGCAGTC
This genomic interval carries:
- a CDS encoding aldose epimerase family protein; the encoded protein is MPALQRSNFQKQIGGKQADLFVMRNNKGVEICAMNYGARIVSWLVPDRGGNMEDIVLGYESVQDYIDSKEPYFGAAIGRFGNRIANGKFTLDGVEYTIPINNAPNALHGGPGGFQSIVWDARQVNPATVEFRLLSKDGDQGFPGNLDVTMTYALTDDDELKISYRATTDKPTVINLTHHSFFNLHGAGNGSVNDHILTINADNYTPVSSALIPTGEIASVAGTPMDFRQPTVIGARVDADFEQLKNGAGYDHNWVLKKSGDGLQFAAKITEPKSGRVLEVRTTEPGMQFYGGNFLNASLKGKGGKTYDARTAFCFETQHFPDSPNQKNFPSTVLRPGEIYTQECVYKFYAE
- a CDS encoding hemolysin family protein, giving the protein MIWFITAIVLTIGISFFCSMLEAMILSTNVIEIEALKAKSPRHGETLEKLKNSDETISAILSLNTIANTLGSVIVGGLAAHLFNSTVVGVVSVLLTICILIFSEVIPKNIGVIHRVKLQPVMVYPLLTLCRVLRPVTYFCNLVLRLFIKKPAPSRTSDDEIILLAERGAQQGAITHHESDIIANTLSLDEVRVGEIMTPRTVVAMLPRDATVGEVFKTRSNIPFGRMPVYDKNIDDIVGIIRRRDLLKAKAADQDSELVGRLMQEAHFVPETVTASSALQTILKVHQQLLVVVDEFGSTAGVVTMEDIMEHILGHEIFEKDDVAVDMRELARRKVKKAEGLKN
- a CDS encoding CoF synthetase gives rise to the protein MNPAINDVSNVIEAAPLFANAPAALGGTGSEEPGEFLPAALETEIRRIYERSPLYGRRFALGGDPLSWEWYRDVPALSKQEIVRHGHEAFFEDYRVIERGLQEKKFEYESTSGTTAGPMTVIMEDGWWNEQTRRAYRAHPLLAPFADTPHRKCVLAPVGCSSNLCPYEDHPFPNRYFDGTVYLNLSSDPFVFPEAEWDRIVTELQAVKPDIIEGEPIYLSLLARAVKKRQVSVPSVKVVILTYGKASLQHSRRVAEAFPAPQVDLYGSTEAGYIFVGTAFKDDSRVIDENAFVELAPYRGTPDVFQIYVTTRGREAMPLLRYHTGDIVRRCAQGYRLLGREGGLYFRESDGAIISPTEIDAAIPADFECWHYSLVQTGDARWDFHYVADGHAPKDLDTALAAALGGGARVNLFRRRTITPAASGKFALLKPLAR
- the ptsP gene encoding phosphoenolpyruvate--protein phosphotransferase, whose translation is MDARNTPEIIIHGIAASPGIAHGQILLHIQSDLELPEYQISPEQRAEEMERFDRALVATRQQIQQIRNEVEKNLGTDEARIFDAHLLVLEDVALIGETEREFETSSKNIEWCFNNVVQRYIKAFSEIDDEYLGERAGDIRDVAQRVLQNLLGRAQQTLNNFPGNRVVVANDVSPSDAVGMDRDKVLAIVTDSGSRTSHAVIVARTMRVPAVVATRDLTKRIVEGDSVLVDGYEGTVIINPSDKTLYRYGKIQVTRKSVEQRMLDAVSLPSVTQDGVEVILRANIEGINSAELDMARRYSAQGVGLYRTEFLYMQESRMPSEEEQYRAYKAVVENMAGEIVTIRTLDLGGDKLMNGKSGLFPMEANPFLGMRAIRFCLEHKEIFKNQLRAILRASAHGRVLLMYPMISGTGELDDANKLLDECRAELREKGVAFDEKMPVGTMIEVPSAATTADILAPKADFFSIGTNDLIQYLLAIDRSNERIAHLYKPAHPSVLRMLSYVVEQAHKAKIKVSVCGEMAGDPLYVPLLLGIGVDELSMASSLIPAVKYLVRAMKMSDAKKLVHEASKMDNAAKITALCNAFYNARMAEA